In the genome of Streptomyces sp. SAI-127, the window CCAGATCGACTACTGGATCACCGCGGGCACCCCGGCCGACGGACAGCGCCGCTACAGCGGGGTCACCGGCCGGACGCCGATGCTGCCGGAGTGGGCGGCGGGCTTCTGGCAGTGCAAGCTGCGCTACCGCACCCAGGACGAACTCCTGTCCGTGGCACGGGAGTACAAGCGGCGCGGGCTTCCCATCTCGGCGATCGTCTGCGACTTCTTCCACTGGACGCACCTCGGCGAGTGGAAGTTCGACCCGGCCGAATGGCCCGACCCGGCGGCGATGGTCCGTGAACTGGAGGAGCTGGGCATCAAGTTGGTGGTCAGCGTCTGGCCGTCGGTGTCGCCGCTCAGCGAGAACCACCCGGTCATGGAGCAGCGCGGCTACTTCATCGGCACCCAGTACGGCCCGATGGCGCACGCCGACTGGCCCGACAAGGGAGTCGCCTCCACCGTCCAGGTCGCCTTCTACGACGCCACGAACCCGGAGGCCCGGGAGTTCATGTGGTCGAAGGTCCGCGACAACTACCTTGCGCCGTACGGCATCACGGCCTTCTGGCTGGACGCCTGCGAGCCGGAGCTCAAGCCCGGCTTCCAGGAGAACCTGCGCTACTGGGCGGGGCCCGGCCTCGAGGTCGGCAACATGTACCCGGCCGAGAACTCCCGCACCTTCCACGAGGGCCTGACGGCCGCCGGCGAGGAGGTCATCACCCTCAACCGCTCGGCCTGGGCGGGCAGCCAGCGCTACGGCGCCGCCCTGTGGTCCGGTGACATCGGCACCGACTTCCCGACCCTGCGCGAGCAGATCGCGGCGGGTCTCAACACCGCGATGTCCGGCATCCCGTGGTGGAACACGGACATCGGCGGCTTCCACGGCGGTGACCCGGACGACCCGGCGTACCGCGAGGTCATGATCCGCTGGTTCCAGTTCGGCGCCCTGTCCCCGCTCATGCGCCTGCACGGCTTCCGCGACCCGGGCATGCCGCTGGGACCGGAGATGACCGGCGGCCCCAACGAGGTGTGGTCGTACGGCGAGGAGGCCGGCGCGATCATGGAGAAGTACCTGCGGCTGCGCGAGCGGCTGAAGCCGTACGTCCTGAAGGTCATG includes:
- a CDS encoding glycoside hydrolase family 31 protein; this translates as MNQPAEIQPKVTLAQSSPTVGTFRERDGALEWSGRQETVRVEPWGPDAVRVRARLGGPILEGLPGALLDEPPATESMVKIGDGEGQLTVGALTVHVDAEGQIRFLRTADSAELLAEARAHFWWPGSRLYTAVGNGHHRLEQRFAAYADEKLYGLGQHQHGKLDQKGLVLDLIQRNAEVGIPVLASSRGYTLLWNNPAIGRVELARNGTRWVADSARQIDYWITAGTPADGQRRYSGVTGRTPMLPEWAAGFWQCKLRYRTQDELLSVAREYKRRGLPISAIVCDFFHWTHLGEWKFDPAEWPDPAAMVRELEELGIKLVVSVWPSVSPLSENHPVMEQRGYFIGTQYGPMAHADWPDKGVASTVQVAFYDATNPEAREFMWSKVRDNYLAPYGITAFWLDACEPELKPGFQENLRYWAGPGLEVGNMYPAENSRTFHEGLTAAGEEVITLNRSAWAGSQRYGAALWSGDIGTDFPTLREQIAAGLNTAMSGIPWWNTDIGGFHGGDPDDPAYREVMIRWFQFGALSPLMRLHGFRDPGMPLGPEMTGGPNEVWSYGEEAGAIMEKYLRLRERLKPYVLKVMREAHEEGLTPMRPLFLEFPDDQATWTVDDAYLFGADLLVAPVLTAGATARTTYLPAGAAWTDAWTGETYEGGRTVTVDAPLDRIPLFLRDGARLPVAE